One part of the Longimicrobium sp. genome encodes these proteins:
- a CDS encoding DUF2200 domain-containing protein, whose product MTKHRIFTTSVASVYPHYVAKAEKKGRTKPEVDEIIRWLTGYSQDALEAQLEKRTDFETFFDEAPRMNPARALVKGVVCGVRVEDIEEPTMREIRYLDKLIDELAKGKAMEKILRNP is encoded by the coding sequence ATGACCAAACACCGGATCTTTACGACGAGTGTCGCAAGCGTCTATCCGCACTACGTTGCGAAGGCGGAGAAGAAAGGACGTACCAAGCCGGAGGTCGACGAAATCATCCGCTGGCTGACAGGGTACAGCCAGGATGCGTTGGAGGCGCAGCTGGAAAAACGGACAGACTTCGAAACCTTCTTCGATGAAGCTCCGCGGATGAATCCTGCGCGGGCCCTGGTCAAAGGTGTCGTTTGCGGTGTCCGGGTGGAAGACATCGAAGAGCCGACCATGCGGGAAATCCGCTATCTTGACAAGCTGATCGACGAATTGGCGAAGGGCAAAGCCATGGAGAAGATCCTGCGGAACCCATAG
- a CDS encoding VOC family protein: protein MKLYTHLNFGGNCEEAFRFYEEHLDGRITAMIRVRDLPAHVPGPPGSRDAVIHARLSVAGVELIGNDVPPEHFQPVRSSYLYLSLDSIELAERAYAALAEGGQVSMPLGETFFAPRFAQLRDRFGTLWTILHPRPA from the coding sequence ATGAAGCTGTATACGCATCTGAACTTCGGGGGCAACTGCGAGGAGGCGTTCCGCTTTTACGAGGAGCACCTCGACGGGCGGATCACGGCAATGATCAGGGTGCGCGACCTTCCCGCCCACGTTCCCGGCCCGCCGGGCTCGCGGGACGCGGTGATCCACGCGCGCCTGAGCGTAGCCGGGGTCGAGCTCATCGGGAACGACGTACCGCCCGAGCACTTCCAGCCCGTACGCAGCTCGTACCTGTATCTCTCGCTCGATTCCATCGAGCTTGCGGAGCGCGCCTACGCGGCGCTTGCCGAGGGCGGACAGGTCAGCATGCCGTTGGGCGAGACGTTCTTCGCTCCACGATTCGCGCAGCTCCGCGACCGGTTCGGCACCCTGTGGACCATCCTCCACCCGCGCCCGGCGTGA
- a CDS encoding addiction module protein encodes MTAPERAELAQRLFASVEDEQPAGSEAEVAQAWLEEADRRYDRYLAGEPESVPAADARAGSRASRRTLIPACSQSTASLVSAVLEALRNPREIAIPEIPTWALVRVHLVRDDAPRRPFAFLQD; translated from the coding sequence CTGACCGCCCCGGAGCGAGCCGAATTAGCCCAGCGGCTGTTCGCCAGCGTGGAAGACGAACAGCCGGCGGGTAGCGAAGCCGAAGTGGCGCAGGCGTGGCTCGAAGAAGCGGACCGGCGATACGATCGATACCTGGCAGGCGAACCGGAGTCCGTGCCAGCCGCGGACGCTCGCGCGGGTTCGCGCGCGTCTCGGCGAACGTTGATCCCCGCATGCTCCCAATCGACGGCGTCGCTCGTCTCCGCGGTTTTGGAGGCGTTACGCAACCCTCGTGAGATCGCCATCCCAGAGATTCCAACCTGGGCACTCGTACGGGTCCATCTCGTTCGTGATGATGCTCCACGGCGTCCTTTTGCTTTCCTTCAGGACTGA